The Streptomyces sp. HUAS CB01 genome has a segment encoding these proteins:
- a CDS encoding GntR family transcriptional regulator, which yields MTLKIVIDTDAAPAPYEQLRSQISAQARSGALPVGYKLPTVRGLAEELGLAANTVAKAYRALEGDGVIETRGRNGTFVAAAGDAAERQAATAAQAYAEQVHRLGLSRADALSAVQDALRATYGK from the coding sequence GTGACCTTGAAAATCGTCATCGACACGGATGCCGCCCCCGCGCCCTACGAGCAGCTCCGCTCCCAGATCTCCGCCCAGGCGCGCTCGGGCGCACTGCCCGTCGGCTACAAACTCCCCACGGTGCGGGGCCTCGCGGAGGAACTCGGCCTCGCGGCCAACACCGTCGCCAAGGCGTACCGCGCCCTCGAGGGAGACGGCGTGATCGAAACCCGCGGCCGGAACGGCACGTTCGTCGCGGCGGCCGGGGACGCGGCGGAGCGCCAGGCGGCGACGGCCGCCCAGGCGTACGCGGAACAGGTCCACCGCCTCGGCCTGTCCCGTGCCGACGCCCTGTCGGCGGTACAGGACGCGCTGCGCGCCACCTACGGGAAGTGA
- a CDS encoding GNAT family N-acetyltransferase has protein sequence MTVIVRAFRAPGDAEAVARVRRAALPFMLVTPEALVFETEHAHPLAHYRPLVAEEDGEIIATAQVGLAHDSPEPGVGYANVYVHPERRGRGAGTAVVRAAEEYLAGVGAGEVYTWVLDEPEHRAFAERLGYRAGRTAHFLRLDLAAGTLPPLRTPPDGVRIVPASDFAGDPRPLFELDAATTADEPGDVTAEFTDYGHWLDETWGHPLFSPELTSVAVVDGRPVAFSAARTDGAARYGTAMTGTARAFRGRGLARLAKNDSLHRARAAGFTEAFTGNDAGNGPMLAVNEWFGYEICATEVRHVRTLG, from the coding sequence ATGACTGTGATCGTCCGCGCCTTCCGTGCGCCCGGTGACGCCGAAGCGGTCGCCCGGGTCCGTCGCGCCGCCCTGCCGTTCATGCTGGTCACCCCGGAGGCCCTGGTGTTCGAGACGGAACATGCGCATCCGCTCGCGCACTACCGGCCGCTGGTCGCCGAGGAGGACGGCGAGATCATCGCCACGGCCCAGGTGGGGCTCGCGCACGACAGTCCCGAGCCGGGGGTCGGCTACGCCAACGTCTATGTGCATCCCGAGCGCCGTGGACGGGGCGCGGGGACGGCCGTCGTACGCGCCGCAGAGGAGTATCTGGCCGGCGTCGGCGCCGGCGAGGTCTACACCTGGGTGCTGGACGAACCGGAGCACCGGGCCTTCGCCGAACGGCTCGGCTACCGGGCCGGGCGCACGGCGCACTTCCTCCGCCTCGATCTGGCCGCCGGGACGCTGCCGCCGCTGCGGACCCCGCCGGACGGGGTGCGGATCGTCCCGGCGTCCGACTTCGCCGGTGACCCGCGGCCGCTGTTCGAGCTGGACGCCGCCACGACGGCGGACGAACCGGGCGATGTGACGGCGGAGTTCACGGACTACGGCCACTGGCTCGACGAGACCTGGGGCCATCCGCTGTTCAGCCCGGAACTGACGTCGGTCGCCGTCGTGGACGGCCGCCCGGTGGCGTTCAGCGCGGCCCGTACGGACGGCGCGGCCCGTTACGGGACCGCCATGACCGGCACCGCACGCGCCTTCCGCGGCCGAGGGCTGGCCAGGCTCGCCAAGAACGACTCGCTGCACCGGGCGCGGGCGGCCGGGTTCACCGAGGCGTTCACCGGCAACGACGCGGGCAACGGCCCGATGCTGGCCGTCAACGAGTGGTTCGGCTACGAGATCTGCGCGACGGAGGTACGCCATGTCCGCACGCTGGGGTGA
- a CDS encoding DUF402 domain-containing protein, with protein MSARWGESWVDVTLVKAGRTKIRYPAEVVADDGTRITVRAPWAGEGVKDFGFVRFEPGDVFTEHYWRDRWYAVKEVRAGDGTLKGWYTDITRPARVSRDELVVEDLDLDLWVSADGSLVLRLDEDEFAASGLAERDPLAAEEAERALDALELLARQGRFTRLLD; from the coding sequence ATGTCCGCACGCTGGGGTGAGTCCTGGGTCGACGTCACCCTGGTCAAGGCCGGTCGTACGAAGATCCGTTACCCGGCTGAGGTGGTCGCCGACGACGGCACCCGGATCACCGTCCGTGCCCCGTGGGCGGGTGAGGGTGTGAAGGACTTCGGGTTCGTCCGCTTCGAGCCGGGCGATGTGTTCACCGAGCACTACTGGCGCGACCGCTGGTACGCGGTGAAGGAGGTCCGGGCGGGCGACGGGACGCTGAAGGGCTGGTACACGGACATCACCCGGCCCGCCCGGGTGTCCCGGGACGAGCTGGTGGTGGAGGACCTGGACCTGGACCTGTGGGTGTCGGCCGACGGCTCCCTCGTCCTGCGCCTGGACGAGGACGAGTTCGCCGCGAGCGGTCTCGCCGAGCGGGACCCCCTGGCGGCCGAGGAGGCGGAGCGCGCCCTGGACGCGCTGGAACTCCTGGCCCGGCAGGGCCGGTTCACCCGGCTGCTGGACTGA